From Myxocyprinus asiaticus isolate MX2 ecotype Aquarium Trade chromosome 10, UBuf_Myxa_2, whole genome shotgun sequence, the proteins below share one genomic window:
- the LOC127447229 gene encoding trichohyalin-like isoform X8 produces MAVTNFIMFYITCVSFVQDIVFCETFGESGKEITLTPIIHGTPVEIMWKHNSNIILDYDQSIMMEYGLFKGRVVLDFETGQLTITKLNIQDSGQYQSEILIDGHVQRSEHTLTVLDAMPEPTVTCEVDKTSDLKTLLCSVNSQTQPSYEWKGPNFSGRQGPKLSVAKQEENPDSVFTCIVKNKLGSKSTDFTLKDCHIGRARAASIAPVLTVILLLVVALLILLALYFIKRKKEKSRRSDPHKMQPEYGEHHNLLRELSTEDIPGSSDATLPWQSRLTSPKESIAVKSWEQIQIHHDSTSENIVEIDGETPVKGKNCLQEQNLKCNVGTLRDTCHTVEDQNIGKIKMVNIQHQIPESAVTERNKEDTENKVKELDKNENSQNVLKAKESNCSKPDETDKEKNERHEPLQNPKEFGDIMMNQDLDLYQSEQVQKEKEKEGSQILEKNEEKREKTSEQQNESLGNQKNKATTNNEDDLTPVEKKEEGEKEERTEEVNHGEKKEGKEERTEEVNHGEKKEEMKEERTEEVNHGEKEERTEEVNHGEKEERTEELNHGEKKEEGKEERTEEVNHGEKEEEMKEQRTEQLNHREKKEEEKEERTEEVNHGEKKEEMKEQRTEQLNHREKKEEEKEERTEEVNHGEKEERTEEVNHGEKEERTEEVNHGEKEERTEEVNHGEKKEEMKEERTEELNHGEKKEEGKEERTEEVNHREKEERTEEVNHGEKEERTEEVNHGEKEERTEEVNHGEKKEEMKEERTEELNHGEKKEEGKEERTEEVNHREKEERTEEVNHGEKEEEMKEQRTEQLNHREKKEEEKEERTEEVNHGEKEERTEEVNHGEKKEEMKEQRTEQLNHREKKEEEKEERTEEVNHGEKEERTEEVNHGEKEERTEELNHGEKKEEGKEERTEEVNHGEKEEEMKEERTEEVNHGEKKEEMKEQRTEQLNHREKKEEEKEERTEEVNHGEKEERTEEVNHGEKEERTEEVNHGEKEERTEEVNHGEKKEEMKEERTEELNHGEKKEEGKEERTEEVNHREKEERTEEVNHGEKEERTEEVNHGEKEERTEEVNHGEKKEEMKEERTEELNHGEKKEEGKEERTEEVNHGEKEEEMKEQRTEQLNHREKKEEEKEERTEEVNHGEKEERTEEVNHGEKKEEMKEQRTEQLNHREKKEEEKEERTEEVNHGEKEERTEEVNHGEKEERTEELNHGEKKEEGKEERTEEVNHGEKEEEMKEERTEELNHGEKKEEGKEERTEEVNHGEKEEEMKEQRTEEVNHGEKKEEIKEERTEEVNHGEKKEEMKEQRTEQLNHGEKKEERTEEVNHGEKNGDSPDNLGPKYSTGEMLEKQNHVPEIFESKSGINLEKQTEYQTDPNNTMISMPIPATEYTEKKLKHTDEVAHACTGKSDMRDEEQETNNQ; encoded by the exons ATGGCAGTTACTAACTTCATAATGTTTTATATTACATgtgtcagttttgttcaag aTATTGTTTTCTGTGAAACATTTGGAGAGAGTGGAAAGGAAATTACATTGACCCCAATCATTCATGGAACGCCTGTAGAAATAATGTGGAAACACAATAGCAACATAATTCTGGACTATGACCAGAGTATTATGATGGAGTATGGCTTATTTAAAGGACGTGTAGTTCTTGATTTTGAAACAGGACAGCTCACAATAACAAAGCTGAACATCCAAGACAGTGGCCAATATCAGTCTGAGATTTTGATCGATGGACATGTTCAGAGATCAGAACATACTTTGACAGTCTTGG ATGCTATGCCAGAGCCAACAGTGACATGTGAAGTGGACAAGACTTCAGATTTAAAAACACTGCTATGTTCAGTGAACTCACAGACTCAGCCAAGCTATGAATGGAAAGGACCAAATTTTTCTGGTCGTCAGGGGCCAAAACTTTCTGTTGCCAAACAGGAAGAGAACCCGGACTCAGTCTTTACCTGCATTGTGAAGAACAAATTGGGCAGCAAGAGCACAGACTTCACTTTGAAAGACTGCCACATAG GCAGAGCACGGGCTGCGTCGATCGCTCCGGTCCTAACAGTCATACTTCTCCTCGTTGTCGCTCTGCTCATATTGCTTGCATTGTACTTCATCAAGCGGAAAAAGGAAAAGT CAAGGAGGTCTGACCCGCACAAAATGCAACCTGAATATG GTGAACACCATAACCTTTTGAGAGAACTCTCAACGGAGGATATACCAG GTTCGTCTGATGCCACACTGCCTTGGCAGTCCAGACTTACTTCACCAAAAGAATCCATTGCTGTGAAAAGCTGGGAGCAGATACAGATTCATCACGACAGCACCTCAGAGAATATAGTTGAAATTGATGGAGAAACACCTGTGAAGGGAAAAAATTGTTTGCAGGAACAAAATCTAAAATGCAATGTTGGCACACTGAGGGACACTTGTCATACAGTGGAGGACCAAAACATAGGAAAAATCAAGATGGTAAATATTCAGCATCAGATTCCAGAATCTGCTGTAACTGAAAGAAACAAAGAGGACACagaaaataaagtaaaagaactagacaaaaatgaaaacagtCAAAATGTACTTAAAGCAAAAGAAAGCAATTGTAGCAAACCTGATGAAACTGACAAAGAAAAGAACGAGAGACATGAACCCTTACAAAACCCAAAAGAATTCGGTGATATCATGATGAACCAGGATTTGGATCTATATCAGAGCGAACAAGTtcagaaagaaaaggagaaagaggGAAGCCAGATACTGGAAAAGAACGAAGAAAAGAGGGAAAAGACATCCGAGCAGCAGAATGAGAGTCTGGGAAATCAGAAAAACAAAGCTACGACTAATAATGAGGATGACCTCACACCAGTAGAGAAAAAAGAGGAGGGGgagaaagaagagagaacagaagaggtaaaccatggagagaaaaaagaggggaaagaagagagaacagaagaggtaaaccacggagagaaaaaagaggagatgaaagaagagagaacagaagaggtaaaccacggagagaaagaagagagaacagaagaggtaaaccatggagagaaagaagagagaacagaagag TTAAACCacggagagaaaaaagaggaggggaaagaagagagaacagaagaggTAAACCACGGAGAGAAAGAAGAGGAGATGAAAGAACAGAGAACAGAACAGTTAAAccacagagagaaaaaagaggaggagaaagaagagagaacagaagaggtaaaccacggagagaaaaaagaggagatgaaagaacagagaacagaacagttaaaccacagagagaaaaaagaggaggagaaagaagagagaacagaagaggTAAACCACGGAGAGAAGgaagagagaacagaagaggtaaaccatggagagaaagaagagagaacagaagaggtaaaccacggagagaaagaagagagaacagaagaggtaaaccatggagagaaaaaagaggagatgaaagaagagagaacagaagagTTAAACCacggagagaaaaaagaggaggggaaagaagagagaacagaagaggtaaaccacagagagaaagaagagagaacagaagaggTAAATCAcggagagaaagaagagagaacagaagaggTAAATCAcggagagaaagaagagagaacagaagaggtaaaccatggagagaaaaaagaggagatgaaagaagagagaacagaagagTTAAACCacggagagaaaaaagaggaggggaaagaagagagaacagaagaggtaaaccacagagagaaagaagagagaacagaagaggTAAACCACGGAGAGAAAGAAGAGGAGATGAAAGAACAGAGAACAGAACAGTTAAAccacagagagaaaaaagaggaggagaaagaagagagaacagaagaggtaaaccacggagagaaagaagagagaacagaagaggtaaaccacggagagaaaaaagaggagatgaAAGAACAGAGAACAGAACAGTTAAACcatagagagaaaaaagaggaggagaaagaagagagaacagaagaggtaaaccacggagagaaagaagagagaacagaagaggtaaaccacggagagaaagaagagagaacagaagagTTAAACCacggagagaaaaaagaggaggggaaagaagagagaacagaagaggTAAACCACGGAGAGAAAGAAGAGGAGATGaaagaagagagaacagaagaggtaaaccacggagagaaaaaagaggagatgaaagaacagagaacagaacagttaaaccacagagagaaaaaagaggaggagaaagaagagagaacagaagaggTAAACCACGGAGAGAAGgaagagagaacagaagaggtaaaccatggagagaaagaagagagaacagaagaggtaaaccacggagagaaagaagagagaacagaagaggtaaaccatggagagaaaaaagaggagatgaaagaagagagaacagaagagTTAAACCacggagagaaaaaagaggaggggaaagaagagagaacagaagaggtaaaccacagagagaaagaagagagaacagaagaggTAAATCAcggagagaaagaagagagaacagaagaggTAAATCAcggagagaaagaagagagaacagaagaggtaaaccatggagagaaaaaagaggagatgaaagaagagagaacagaagagTTAAACCacggagagaaaaaagaggaggggaaagaagagagaacagaagaggTAAACCACGGAGAGAAAGAAGAGGAGATGAAAGAACAGAGAACAGAACAGTTAAAccacagagagaaaaaagaggaggagaaagaagagagaacagaagaggtaaaccacggagagaaagaagagagaacagaagaggtaaaccacggagagaaaaaagaggagatgaAAGAACAGAGAACAGAACAGTTAAACcatagagagaaaaaagaggaggagaaagaagagagaacagaagaggtaaaccacggagagaaagaagagagaacagaagaggtaaaccacggagagaaagaagagagaacagaagagTTAAACCacggagagaaaaaagaggaggggaaagaagagagaacagaagaggTAAACCACGGAGAGAAAGAAGAGGAGATGaaagaagagagaacagaagagTTAAACCacggagagaaaaaagaggaggggaaagaagagagaacagaagaggTAAACCACGGAGAGAAAGAAGAGGAGATGAAAGAACAGAGAACAGAAGAGGTAAAccatggagagaaaaaagaggagataaaagaagagagaacagaagaggtaaaccacggagagaaaaaagaggagatgaAAGAACAGAGAACAGAACAGTTAAACCAcggagagaaaaaagaagagagaacagaagaggTAAACCATGGAGAGAAAAATGGAG
- the LOC127447229 gene encoding trichohyalin-like isoform X9 gives MAVTNFIMFYITCVSFVQDIVFCETFGESGKEITLTPIIHGTPVEIMWKHNSNIILDYDQSIMMEYGLFKGRVVLDFETGQLTITKLNIQDSGQYQSEILIDGHVQRSEHTLTVLDAMPEPTVTCEVDKTSDLKTLLCSVNSQTQPSYEWKGPNFSGRQGPKLSVAKQEENPDSVFTCIVKNKLGSKSTDFTLKDCHIGRARAASIAPVLTVILLLVVALLILLALYFIKRKKEKSRRSDPHKMQPEYGEHHNLLRELSTEDIPGSSDATLPWQSRLTSPKESIAVKSWEQIQIHHDSTSENIVEIDGETPVKGKNCLQEQNLKCNVGTLRDTCHTVEDQNIGKIKMVNIQHQIPESAVTERNKEDTENKVKELDKNENSQNVLKAKESNCSKPDETDKEKNERHEPLQNPKEFGDIMMNQDLDLYQSEQVQKEKEKEGSQILEKNEEKREKTSEQQNESLGNQKNKATTNNEDDLTPVEKKEEGEKEERTEEVNHGEKKEGKEERTEEVNHGEKKEEMKEERTEEVNHGEKEERTEELNHGEKKEEGKEERTEEVNHGEKEEEMKEQRTEQLNHREKKEEEKEERTEEVNHGEKKEEMKEQRTEQLNHREKKEEEKEERTEEVNHGEKEERTEEVNHGEKEERTEEVNHGEKEERTEEVNHGEKKEEMKEERTEELNHGEKKEEGKEERTEEVNHREKEERTEEVNHGEKEERTEEVNHGEKEERTEEVNHGEKKEEMKEERTEELNHGEKKEEGKEERTEEVNHREKEERTEEVNHGEKEEEMKEQRTEQLNHREKKEEEKEERTEEVNHGEKEERTEEVNHGEKKEEMKEQRTEQLNHREKKEEEKEERTEEVNHGEKEERTEEVNHGEKEERTEELNHGEKKEEGKEERTEEVNHGEKEEEMKEERTEEVNHGEKKEEMKEQRTEQLNHREKKEEEKEERTEEVNHGEKEERTEEVNHGEKEERTEEVNHGEKEERTEEVNHGEKKEEMKEERTEELNHGEKKEEGKEERTEEVNHREKEERTEEVNHGEKEERTEEVNHGEKEERTEEVNHGEKKEEMKEERTEELNHGEKKEEGKEERTEEVNHGEKEEEMKEQRTEQLNHREKKEEEKEERTEEVNHGEKEERTEEVNHGEKKEEMKEQRTEQLNHREKKEEEKEERTEEVNHGEKEERTEEVNHGEKEERTEELNHGEKKEEGKEERTEEVNHGEKEEEMKEERTEELNHGEKKEEGKEERTEEVNHGEKEEEMKEQRTEEVNHGEKKEEIKEERTEEVNHGEKKEEMKEQRTEQLNHGEKKEERTEEVNHGEKNGDSPDNLGPKYSTGEMLEKQNHVPEIFESKSGINLEKQTEYQTDPNNTMISMPIPATEYTEKKLKHTDEVAHACTGKSDMRDEEQETNNQ, from the exons ATGGCAGTTACTAACTTCATAATGTTTTATATTACATgtgtcagttttgttcaag aTATTGTTTTCTGTGAAACATTTGGAGAGAGTGGAAAGGAAATTACATTGACCCCAATCATTCATGGAACGCCTGTAGAAATAATGTGGAAACACAATAGCAACATAATTCTGGACTATGACCAGAGTATTATGATGGAGTATGGCTTATTTAAAGGACGTGTAGTTCTTGATTTTGAAACAGGACAGCTCACAATAACAAAGCTGAACATCCAAGACAGTGGCCAATATCAGTCTGAGATTTTGATCGATGGACATGTTCAGAGATCAGAACATACTTTGACAGTCTTGG ATGCTATGCCAGAGCCAACAGTGACATGTGAAGTGGACAAGACTTCAGATTTAAAAACACTGCTATGTTCAGTGAACTCACAGACTCAGCCAAGCTATGAATGGAAAGGACCAAATTTTTCTGGTCGTCAGGGGCCAAAACTTTCTGTTGCCAAACAGGAAGAGAACCCGGACTCAGTCTTTACCTGCATTGTGAAGAACAAATTGGGCAGCAAGAGCACAGACTTCACTTTGAAAGACTGCCACATAG GCAGAGCACGGGCTGCGTCGATCGCTCCGGTCCTAACAGTCATACTTCTCCTCGTTGTCGCTCTGCTCATATTGCTTGCATTGTACTTCATCAAGCGGAAAAAGGAAAAGT CAAGGAGGTCTGACCCGCACAAAATGCAACCTGAATATG GTGAACACCATAACCTTTTGAGAGAACTCTCAACGGAGGATATACCAG GTTCGTCTGATGCCACACTGCCTTGGCAGTCCAGACTTACTTCACCAAAAGAATCCATTGCTGTGAAAAGCTGGGAGCAGATACAGATTCATCACGACAGCACCTCAGAGAATATAGTTGAAATTGATGGAGAAACACCTGTGAAGGGAAAAAATTGTTTGCAGGAACAAAATCTAAAATGCAATGTTGGCACACTGAGGGACACTTGTCATACAGTGGAGGACCAAAACATAGGAAAAATCAAGATGGTAAATATTCAGCATCAGATTCCAGAATCTGCTGTAACTGAAAGAAACAAAGAGGACACagaaaataaagtaaaagaactagacaaaaatgaaaacagtCAAAATGTACTTAAAGCAAAAGAAAGCAATTGTAGCAAACCTGATGAAACTGACAAAGAAAAGAACGAGAGACATGAACCCTTACAAAACCCAAAAGAATTCGGTGATATCATGATGAACCAGGATTTGGATCTATATCAGAGCGAACAAGTtcagaaagaaaaggagaaagaggGAAGCCAGATACTGGAAAAGAACGAAGAAAAGAGGGAAAAGACATCCGAGCAGCAGAATGAGAGTCTGGGAAATCAGAAAAACAAAGCTACGACTAATAATGAGGATGACCTCACACCAGTAGAGAAAAAAGAGGAGGGGgagaaagaagagagaacagaagaggtaaaccatggagagaaaaaagaggggaaagaagagagaacagaagaggtaaaccacggagagaaaaaagaggagatgaaagaagagagaacagaagaggtaaaccacggagagaaagaagagagaacagaagag TTAAACCacggagagaaaaaagaggaggggaaagaagagagaacagaagaggTAAACCACGGAGAGAAAGAAGAGGAGATGAAAGAACAGAGAACAGAACAGTTAAAccacagagagaaaaaagaggaggagaaagaagagagaacagaagaggtaaaccacggagagaaaaaagaggagatgaaagaacagagaacagaacagttaaaccacagagagaaaaaagaggaggagaaagaagagagaacagaagaggTAAACCACGGAGAGAAGgaagagagaacagaagaggtaaaccatggagagaaagaagagagaacagaagaggtaaaccacggagagaaagaagagagaacagaagaggtaaaccatggagagaaaaaagaggagatgaaagaagagagaacagaagagTTAAACCacggagagaaaaaagaggaggggaaagaagagagaacagaagaggtaaaccacagagagaaagaagagagaacagaagaggTAAATCAcggagagaaagaagagagaacagaagaggTAAATCAcggagagaaagaagagagaacagaagaggtaaaccatggagagaaaaaagaggagatgaaagaagagagaacagaagagTTAAACCacggagagaaaaaagaggaggggaaagaagagagaacagaagaggtaaaccacagagagaaagaagagagaacagaagaggTAAACCACGGAGAGAAAGAAGAGGAGATGAAAGAACAGAGAACAGAACAGTTAAAccacagagagaaaaaagaggaggagaaagaagagagaacagaagaggtaaaccacggagagaaagaagagagaacagaagaggtaaaccacggagagaaaaaagaggagatgaAAGAACAGAGAACAGAACAGTTAAACcatagagagaaaaaagaggaggagaaagaagagagaacagaagaggtaaaccacggagagaaagaagagagaacagaagaggtaaaccacggagagaaagaagagagaacagaagagTTAAACCacggagagaaaaaagaggaggggaaagaagagagaacagaagaggTAAACCACGGAGAGAAAGAAGAGGAGATGaaagaagagagaacagaagaggtaaaccacggagagaaaaaagaggagatgaaagaacagagaacagaacagttaaaccacagagagaaaaaagaggaggagaaagaagagagaacagaagaggTAAACCACGGAGAGAAGgaagagagaacagaagaggtaaaccatggagagaaagaagagagaacagaagaggtaaaccacggagagaaagaagagagaacagaagaggtaaaccatggagagaaaaaagaggagatgaaagaagagagaacagaagagTTAAACCacggagagaaaaaagaggaggggaaagaagagagaacagaagaggtaaaccacagagagaaagaagagagaacagaagaggTAAATCAcggagagaaagaagagagaacagaagaggTAAATCAcggagagaaagaagagagaacagaagaggtaaaccatggagagaaaaaagaggagatgaaagaagagagaacagaagagTTAAACCacggagagaaaaaagaggaggggaaagaagagagaacagaagaggTAAACCACGGAGAGAAAGAAGAGGAGATGAAAGAACAGAGAACAGAACAGTTAAAccacagagagaaaaaagaggaggagaaagaagagagaacagaagaggtaaaccacggagagaaagaagagagaacagaagaggtaaaccacggagagaaaaaagaggagatgaAAGAACAGAGAACAGAACAGTTAAACcatagagagaaaaaagaggaggagaaagaagagagaacagaagaggtaaaccacggagagaaagaagagagaacagaagaggtaaaccacggagagaaagaagagagaacagaagagTTAAACCacggagagaaaaaagaggaggggaaagaagagagaacagaagaggTAAACCACGGAGAGAAAGAAGAGGAGATGaaagaagagagaacagaagagTTAAACCacggagagaaaaaagaggaggggaaagaagagagaacagaagaggTAAACCACGGAGAGAAAGAAGAGGAGATGAAAGAACAGAGAACAGAAGAGGTAAAccatggagagaaaaaagaggagataaaagaagagagaacagaagaggtaaaccacggagagaaaaaagaggagatgaAAGAACAGAGAACAGAACAGTTAAACCAcggagagaaaaaagaagagagaacagaagaggTAAACCATGGAGAGAAAAATGGAG